A region of the Elusimicrobiota bacterium genome:
AGGGAAAGCCCCATGTCCTTGAGGCGGTCCTTGATCTCATCGAGGGATTTCTGGCCGAAGTTCTTGACGGCCAGCAGCTCCTCGTCACGCTTGGAGACCAGCTCCCCGATGGTCTTGATGCGGGCGACCTTCAGACAGTTGGAGGCCCGCGAGGAGAGCTCGATCATCTCGATGGGCTGGCCCAGGATGTCCCTGAGCTTGGAATCCGAGCTCAAGGCCTCCCCCACGGGCGCGCCGCCTTCGCCGGCGCCGAAGGCCGCGCCTTCGGCCGTCGCTGGAGCCTCCTCGGGGATGAAGATATCGAGGGACTGGCGCAGCAGCTTGGAGGACTGGATGAGCGCCTCCGCGGGGTTGAGCGAACCGTCGGTCCAGATCTCCATGATGAGCCGGTCGTAATCCGTGACCTGCCCGACGCGCGCGTTCTCCACGTCGTAATGCACCTTGCCCACGGGGGAGAAGAGGGCATCCACGGGCAGGAACCCCGCCGGCCAGTGGTTCTGCTGGCGCAGGTCCTCCGCCGGGATGTAGCCCCGGCCCTTGGATATCTCGATCTCCATATCGAGCTTGCCGCCCGCCTCGAGGTTGGCGACGACCAGGTCCTTGTTGACCACCTCGACGTTGGAGTTGACGCGCACCGCGGCGGCGGTCACCTCGCCCTCCTTGTTGGCGGTGAGATACACCGTCTCCGGGCCGTTGGAGAAGAGCCGCACCCGCAGTTTCTTGAGGTTGAGGAGGATGTTCATCACGTCCTCCTTCACGCCGGGCAGGGTGGAGTACTCATGGGTGGCGCCATCGATGCGCACAGCGGTCACGGCCGCGCCCTCGAGGCTGGAAAGAAGCACCCGACGCAGGGCGTTGCCCACGGTATGCCCGTAGCCCCGTTCGTACGGCTCGGCGATGAACTTGGCGTAGTTTTCCGACATCGTCTTTTCGTCGACGCTGAGCTTCTGCGGCAGAATCAGTTCTTTATAAGCCATGGGCTCCTCTTCCCCCTCGCAACCCTACTTGGAATAGTACTCGATGATGAGCTGCTCGTTGACCGGGAACGACATCTCGGCCCGCTCGGGCAGACGCGTGATCTTGGCGGAGAACTCGCCTTCATTGTACTCCAGGTAGCTCGGCCTCTGGTTGAGCCTCTTGGCCGTCTCCAAGCTGAGCTTGATGCCCACGTTCTCCTTATACCTTTGGTCCAGGGCCACGGTGTCGCCGGCCCGGACGTTATACGAGGGAATGCCGACCCTCTTGCCGCCGACCTTGACGTGGCCGTGGCGCACCAGCTGGCGCGCCTGCTTGAGAGAGGTGGCCAGCCCCATGCGCCGCACCACGTTATCGAGACGCAGCTCGAGGGCGCGCAGGAGATGGTCGCCGGAAGCTTCCGGGCTCTGAGAGGCCGCTTCCACCAGCCGCTTGAAGGGCTTCTCCGTCATGGAGACCAGGCGGCGCAGCTTCTGCTTCTCGCGCAGGCGGACGGCGAAGGCCGAGGGCTTGCCCCGCTGGGGCCGCGCCGCGCCCGGCGGCATGGGGCGCTTGTCCAAAGTGCACTTGACCTGGCATTTGTCGCCCTTGAGGAACAGCTTGCTCTGCTCGCGGCGGCAGAGTTTGCAGACGGCTCCGGTGTAGCGCATTAGACCCTCCTGGCCTTGGGCGGACGGCAGCCGTTGTGCGGGAGGGGCGTGACGTCCTTGAGGCTGATGATGATGAGGCCGGCGTTGCCGAGGCTGCGCACCGCCGTCTCCCGGCCCGGGCCGGGCCCCTTGATGAAGACCGAGACCTGCTTGACGCCCATCTCCAGGGCGCGCTTGGCGATCTTGGTGGCGGTCACCCCGGCCGCGAAGGGAGTCCCCTTCTTGGTGCCCCGGAACCCGTTGCCCCCCGCCGACGCCCAAGCCAGCACGTCGCCGCGCTCGTCGGCCAGCGACACGATGGTATTGTTGAACGAGCACTGGATGTAGACCTTGGCGTAGGAAAGGCCCTTCCAGGACTTTTTGCCGCCCCCCCCGGCTTGCGGCCGGGCGGCCGGCGCGGCGGCCTTCTCGGTCGCGGGCGCGGCGGCCTTCTCGGTCGCGGGCGCGGCGGCCTTCTCCTTCGCGGGCGCGGCGGCCTTCTCAGTCGCGGGCGCGGCGGCCTTCTCCTTCGCGGGTGCGGCGGCCTTCTCAGTCGCGGGCGCGGCCGGCGGCGTCGTTTGCGACGCGGCCGGCGCGGGCGCTGGTTTCTTCTCCTCGTCTGCCATATCTTAATCCTTCCTCTCTAGGGTCACGCCTTGGGGGCTGCGGGTTTCTCGACGGACTTTCCCACGCCGACGGTCTTGCGGCGTCCGCGCCGGGTGCGCGCGTTGGTGCGCGTGCGCTGGCCCCGGACCGGCAGGTTGCGGCGGTAGCGGAAACCACGGTAGCTGCCGACCTCCTGCAACCTCTGCAGATGGCCCGCCACCTCGCGGCGCAGCTCGCCTTCCACCTTGAATTCCTTGACGATCAGGTTGTTGATGAGGCTGGCCTGCTGTTCGGTGAGATCCTTCACCCGGGTCTTGCCGTCCACCTGGCCGGCCAGCCGGCCGATGATCTCCTTGGCGGTCGTCCTCCCGATCCCATAGACGTAGCATAAAGCGACGTCGATCCTCTTGTTCTTCGGCAAATCCACTCCGGCTACGCGTGCCATCGTTCTATCTCCTTAACCTTGGCGCTGCTTGTGTTTGGGGTTGCTGCAGAGCACCCGCACCACCCCATTACGCTTGACGACCCGACACTTCTGACAGATCGGCTTGACGCTGGCTCTCACCTTCATTTTATTGCTCCCGGTAGACGATCCTGCCGCGGCTGAGGTCATAGGGAGACAGTTCGACGCGAACCCTGTCCCCGGGCAGGATCTTGATGTAGTGCATGCGCATCTTTCCCGAGATATGCGCCAGCACGACCTTCCCCGGCGCGATCTCGACGCGGAACATCGCATTGGGGAGGGCCTCCAGAATGCTTCCCTCCACCTCGATCTTGTCTTCTTTCACCATGTCAGATATCCTTTACTTCCGCCCGTGCCACGTCAGGACTTCAGGACCTTGGGCGGTCATGGCCACGGTATGCTCGAAATGGGCCGACAGGCTGCCGTCCTTGGTCACGCAGGTCCAGCCGTCCTCCAAGGTCCGAGCCTCCCAGCCGCCGGCGTTGACCATCGGCTCGATGGCCAGGACCAAGCCGGGCGTCAGCCGCGGCCCCGTCCCGGCCTTCCCGAAATTGGGGACCGGCGGGTCCTCGTGCAGGGCCCGGCCGATGCCGTGGCCCACGAACTCGCGCACCACGGAGAACCCGGCTGCCTCCACGTAGCTCTGCACGGCGTGGGAGATGTCGCCTAAGCGGCCGTCGGGCCGCATGGCGTCGATCCCGGCGGACAGGGACTGCCGGGTCACATCCAGGATCCGCTGCGCGTCGGGGCTCAGCTTCCCGGCGCCCACGGTCACGGCCACGTCGGTATAGAACCCGTCGTAGAGACAGCCCAGGTCCAGGCTGACCAGGTCGCCCGTCCGGATGCGGCGGTCCGCCGACGGGATGCCGTGGATGATCTCGTCGTTGAGGGACACGCAGAGAGAAGCGGGGAAGCCGTGATAGCCCAGGAAGGCCGGCTTGGCCTTGCGCCGGGAGAACTCCGCGGCCGCGATACGGTCGAGCTCCAAAGTGGAGGTCCCGGGCTGCGCCGCGGCCATGACGGCCGCCAGGGCCTGGGAGAGGATCTC
Encoded here:
- a CDS encoding DNA-directed RNA polymerase subunit alpha yields the protein MAYKELILPQKLSVDEKTMSENYAKFIAEPYERGYGHTVGNALRRVLLSSLEGAAVTAVRIDGATHEYSTLPGVKEDVMNILLNLKKLRVRLFSNGPETVYLTANKEGEVTAAAVRVNSNVEVVNKDLVVANLEAGGKLDMEIEISKGRGYIPAEDLRQQNHWPAGFLPVDALFSPVGKVHYDVENARVGQVTDYDRLIMEIWTDGSLNPAEALIQSSKLLRQSLDIFIPEEAPATAEGAAFGAGEGGAPVGEALSSDSKLRDILGQPIEMIELSSRASNCLKVARIKTIGELVSKRDEELLAVKNFGQKSLDEIKDRLKDMGLSLGMQVNA
- the rpsD gene encoding 30S ribosomal protein S4 encodes the protein MRYTGAVCKLCRREQSKLFLKGDKCQVKCTLDKRPMPPGAARPQRGKPSAFAVRLREKQKLRRLVSMTEKPFKRLVEAASQSPEASGDHLLRALELRLDNVVRRMGLATSLKQARQLVRHGHVKVGGKRVGIPSYNVRAGDTVALDQRYKENVGIKLSLETAKRLNQRPSYLEYNEGEFSAKITRLPERAEMSFPVNEQLIIEYYSK
- the rpsM gene encoding 30S ribosomal protein S13 → MARVAGVDLPKNKRIDVALCYVYGIGRTTAKEIIGRLAGQVDGKTRVKDLTEQQASLINNLIVKEFKVEGELRREVAGHLQRLQEVGSYRGFRYRRNLPVRGQRTRTNARTRRGRRKTVGVGKSVEKPAAPKA
- the rpmJ gene encoding 50S ribosomal protein L36, with the translated sequence MKVRASVKPICQKCRVVKRNGVVRVLCSNPKHKQRQG
- the infA gene encoding translation initiation factor IF-1 — protein: MVKEDKIEVEGSILEALPNAMFRVEIAPGKVVLAHISGKMRMHYIKILPGDRVRVELSPYDLSRGRIVYREQ
- the map gene encoding type I methionyl aminopeptidase — encoded protein: MFSTKTIELKSAAEIACLRRGAEILSQALAAVMAAAQPGTSTLELDRIAAAEFSRRKAKPAFLGYHGFPASLCVSLNDEIIHGIPSADRRIRTGDLVSLDLGCLYDGFYTDVAVTVGAGKLSPDAQRILDVTRQSLSAGIDAMRPDGRLGDISHAVQSYVEAAGFSVVREFVGHGIGRALHEDPPVPNFGKAGTGPRLTPGLVLAIEPMVNAGGWEARTLEDGWTCVTKDGSLSAHFEHTVAMTAQGPEVLTWHGRK